The following proteins are encoded in a genomic region of Natrinema sp. DC36:
- a CDS encoding SLC13 family permease codes for MAYVPLQAVEFAHSPLITFIVGLVAVVALLVWLDLPAFIGLIIAAFTVGVVNTVFVADFSAADAGSRVATAFGENMAGIGIPILMAAVIGKSMLESGAAQRIIRGFQNILGESNSDISLLGSSSFLAVPVFFDSVFYLMAPLARSMRARVGRDYTLFIVVVGAGAATTHVFVPPTPGPLAVAAELGTDLGATIAIGIATAIPAAILAGLVYGRWINARLDIPLRDTMSTTTEELEDVAEKPTSALPGMLEASAPIILAVVLIASLTVVDGFGDVVPSLETIRPVAAFLGNKNVALTVAALAAAYSFMRHNDLSRDEWADELTEALKSGGNIAAITAAGGAFGALLAASGIGSYLAGGLQDIGIGLLVTAWLIAAIVRIAQGSATAAMLTAAGIMAPLTGQLEVHTAYLVMAIGAGANIFSWYNDSGFWLVKEIGGLTLGETLQTWTVLTTIISVSGLLTSLLLSTIFPFA; via the coding sequence ATGGCGTACGTGCCGCTACAGGCGGTCGAGTTCGCGCATAGCCCGTTGATCACGTTCATCGTCGGTCTCGTCGCAGTCGTCGCGTTGCTGGTGTGGCTCGACCTCCCGGCGTTCATCGGATTGATTATCGCGGCGTTCACCGTCGGCGTCGTCAACACGGTCTTCGTCGCCGACTTCAGCGCGGCCGATGCCGGCTCTCGAGTTGCGACCGCGTTCGGAGAGAACATGGCTGGAATCGGGATCCCGATCCTGATGGCAGCAGTCATCGGCAAATCGATGCTCGAGAGCGGGGCGGCCCAGCGGATCATCCGGGGCTTTCAGAACATCCTCGGCGAGTCCAACTCGGACATCTCCCTGCTCGGGAGCAGTTCCTTCCTGGCCGTGCCCGTCTTCTTCGACAGCGTCTTCTACCTCATGGCGCCCCTCGCACGCTCGATGCGCGCCCGCGTGGGTCGGGATTATACATTGTTCATCGTCGTCGTGGGAGCCGGTGCGGCGACGACGCACGTCTTCGTCCCTCCGACGCCGGGACCGCTGGCCGTCGCAGCGGAGTTGGGGACGGATCTGGGAGCAACGATCGCCATCGGAATCGCGACCGCGATCCCGGCGGCGATCCTCGCCGGGCTCGTCTACGGCCGGTGGATCAACGCCAGGCTCGACATCCCGCTTCGCGACACGATGTCGACGACGACCGAGGAGCTAGAGGACGTCGCCGAGAAGCCGACCAGCGCCCTGCCGGGCATGCTCGAGGCCTCGGCACCGATCATCCTGGCGGTCGTCCTCATCGCGTCACTGACCGTCGTCGACGGGTTCGGAGACGTCGTGCCGTCGCTCGAAACCATTCGACCGGTCGCCGCCTTCCTCGGGAACAAGAACGTCGCGCTCACGGTCGCCGCCCTCGCCGCGGCGTACTCCTTCATGCGACACAACGACCTCTCCCGTGACGAGTGGGCCGACGAACTCACGGAAGCGCTGAAAAGCGGCGGGAACATTGCGGCCATCACCGCCGCCGGCGGCGCGTTCGGGGCCCTCCTCGCGGCCTCGGGGATCGGGAGCTATCTCGCAGGCGGCCTCCAGGACATCGGTATCGGCCTGCTGGTCACCGCCTGGCTCATCGCCGCGATCGTTCGTATCGCACAGGGCTCGGCGACGGCCGCGATGCTGACGGCCGCCGGGATCATGGCACCCCTTACCGGCCAGCTCGAGGTCCACACCGCCTACCTCGTGATGGCGATCGGTGCGGGCGCCAACATCTTCTCGTGGTACAACGACTCCGGCTTCTGGCTGGTGAAGGAAATCGGCGGGCTCACGCTGGGCGAGACGCTCCAGACGTGGACCGTCCTGACGACGATTATCTCCGTCTCCGGGCTACTCACGAGCTTACTACTCTCGACGATCTTCCCGTTCGCATAA
- the citE gene encoding L-malyl-CoA/beta-methylmalyl-CoA lyase translates to MTDDIRLCRTFQTAPAAVPKDDSAKYLVSALEAEGFQAPDWLVPDMEDGTAPDMKAEGLENTIEKVPQYDFPGEIWPRVEWSYEDEEYCDKGRNQIDRLVGEIGDEIDGVVVPKVGRLEDVKRAAEVVAEAEAEHGYDDGSIGLSIIIETGRARSDLREISKFGEDSRLTALVFGPVDYAAELGGRDLGDGMPRWDGLLEALSNESSAAGLLSIGGPFDDLFKERAGLTYYNADAYADQVEHEAQLGLDGSWSLYPKQTIQANTVHMPTPEELERDVHKIERFNEAKREGTGAVTIDGQMVDEATFKNFRNTVQQVRAIDGIRPAQTEDYYDAELLDRARELELSYR, encoded by the coding sequence ATGACTGACGACATCCGACTCTGCCGTACGTTCCAGACCGCACCGGCCGCCGTTCCGAAAGACGACTCGGCGAAGTACCTCGTCTCCGCCCTCGAGGCGGAGGGGTTCCAGGCCCCCGACTGGCTCGTCCCCGACATGGAAGACGGGACGGCACCGGACATGAAAGCCGAGGGCCTCGAGAACACCATCGAGAAGGTTCCCCAGTACGACTTCCCCGGCGAGATCTGGCCCCGCGTCGAGTGGAGCTACGAGGACGAGGAGTACTGTGACAAGGGGCGCAACCAGATCGATCGCCTCGTCGGCGAAATCGGCGACGAGATCGACGGCGTCGTCGTCCCCAAGGTCGGCCGCCTCGAGGACGTCAAGCGCGCCGCCGAGGTCGTCGCCGAAGCCGAGGCCGAACACGGCTACGACGACGGCTCGATCGGCCTCTCGATCATCATCGAGACCGGCCGCGCGCGCTCCGATCTGCGCGAAATTTCCAAGTTCGGCGAGGACTCCCGGCTCACCGCGCTCGTCTTCGGGCCCGTCGACTACGCCGCCGAACTCGGCGGTCGCGACCTCGGCGACGGCATGCCCCGCTGGGACGGCCTGCTCGAAGCCCTCTCGAACGAGTCCAGCGCCGCGGGCCTGCTCTCGATCGGCGGCCCCTTCGACGACCTGTTCAAGGAGCGTGCTGGCTTAACCTACTACAACGCGGACGCCTACGCGGATCAGGTCGAACACGAGGCCCAGCTCGGTCTCGACGGCTCCTGGTCGCTGTACCCCAAGCAGACGATTCAGGCCAACACCGTCCACATGCCCACGCCCGAGGAACTCGAGCGCGACGTCCACAAGATCGAGCGCTTCAACGAGGCCAAGCGCGAGGGCACCGGCGCGGTCACCATCGACGGCCAGATGGTCGACGAGGCCACCTTCAAGAACTTCCGCAACACGGTCCAGCAGGTCCGTGCGATCGACGGCATTCGACCCGCACAGACCGAGGACTACTACGACGCGGAGCTACTCGATCGAGCGCGCGAACTCGAACTGTCGTATCGCTGA
- the mch gene encoding 2-methylfumaryl-CoA hydratase: MTDWTDPDTFAQVLEDVETKEKGNCFEDFEEGDVIEHDPGLTLTQFGNESWMSQTLNHDPAYWRRDAAAERGFDEPPVHPDYLTAATLGITVEDLSEKGGYFLGRTDVRFPTAPVYTGTELHVESEVVNRATSSSRPEYGIVSWRTRGKDAETGDVLCSYERTNMIPRREPLATDGSGAATAEDDADDGPELPEEFIAPEGGYFEDFVDALEEADGENAAVAYRHERGRTQDDVTVASLPLSTLNTAKQHHNVDVMSDSPSGSIVTYGDVTRSTALGHARSDEETWREVGFDDESFHTFVAVGDTVYAFTRVLEAEADASSDEAGTVTFEHIAFNQDDEPVYSGTRTAEIRKRSN; this comes from the coding sequence ATGACTGATTGGACCGATCCGGACACGTTCGCACAGGTACTCGAGGATGTCGAGACCAAGGAGAAGGGTAACTGCTTCGAGGACTTCGAGGAGGGGGACGTCATCGAACACGACCCCGGCCTCACGCTCACCCAGTTCGGCAACGAGTCCTGGATGAGCCAGACCCTGAACCACGACCCCGCCTACTGGCGGCGCGACGCCGCCGCGGAACGCGGCTTCGACGAACCGCCGGTTCACCCGGACTATCTCACCGCAGCCACCCTCGGCATCACCGTCGAAGATCTCAGCGAGAAGGGCGGCTACTTCCTCGGACGTACCGACGTCCGGTTCCCCACTGCCCCGGTCTACACGGGCACCGAACTCCACGTTGAGAGCGAGGTCGTCAACCGCGCGACCTCGAGTTCCCGACCCGAGTACGGCATCGTCTCCTGGCGCACCCGCGGGAAAGACGCCGAAACCGGCGACGTGCTCTGTTCCTACGAGCGGACGAACATGATCCCGCGCCGGGAACCCCTCGCGACGGACGGAAGCGGTGCCGCAACCGCCGAGGACGACGCCGACGACGGCCCCGAACTCCCCGAGGAGTTCATCGCGCCCGAGGGCGGCTACTTCGAGGACTTCGTCGACGCCCTCGAGGAAGCCGACGGCGAGAACGCCGCCGTCGCTTATCGCCACGAGCGCGGCCGGACGCAGGACGACGTGACCGTCGCCTCGCTACCGCTTTCGACGCTCAACACGGCTAAACAGCACCACAACGTCGACGTGATGAGCGACTCGCCGTCGGGCAGTATCGTCACCTACGGCGACGTGACTCGATCGACCGCGCTGGGCCACGCCCGCTCGGACGAAGAAACGTGGCGCGAGGTCGGCTTCGACGACGAATCGTTCCACACGTTCGTCGCCGTCGGCGACACCGTCTACGCCTTCACGCGTGTTCTCGAGGCCGAGGCGGACGCCTCGAGCGACGAGGCGGGCACCGTCACCTTCGAGCACATTGCGTTCAACCAGGACGACGAACCCGTCTACTCCGGGACCCGAACCGCGGAGATTCGAAAGCGTTCTAACTAA
- a CDS encoding methylaspartate ammonia-lyase, with protein MNITGIYATPGYSGFFFDDQRAIKQGAEHDGFTYEGEPVTDGFDEIRQAGETIIVDIELADGTVVRGDCAAVQYSGAGGRDPLFKAEEYAPVIEGPVADELEGRDATEFLDNAELLEELQVDGDRLHTAIRYGVSQALLAAAAEAEKTTQTDVMADALGTEPATEPVPVFGQSGDDRYNNTEKMFVKGVPVLPHALINSVEKIGENGEVLLEYVEWLVERSQELGPEGYEPRFHIDVYGMIGEIFGAPYDRDEVVDYFAALEEAAAPYPIQIEGPMDVGDRADQIDAMVELREGLDAANVGVDIVADEWCNTFEDVQAFVDAGAADLVQVKTPDLGGIHRSGQAVRYCDGTDTRAYLGGTCNETETSARACAHVALATNAAQVLAKPGMGFDEGYMIVENEMRRTVARRKREQLPTDAETDEVTADD; from the coding sequence ATGAACATTACAGGAATATACGCAACGCCCGGCTACTCCGGGTTCTTCTTCGACGACCAGCGCGCGATCAAGCAAGGAGCGGAACACGACGGCTTCACCTACGAGGGCGAGCCGGTCACCGACGGCTTCGACGAGATTCGCCAGGCCGGCGAAACGATCATCGTCGACATCGAACTCGCCGACGGCACCGTGGTCCGAGGCGACTGCGCCGCGGTCCAGTACTCCGGTGCCGGCGGGCGCGACCCGCTGTTCAAAGCCGAGGAGTACGCCCCCGTCATCGAGGGCCCCGTCGCCGACGAACTCGAGGGCCGAGATGCGACCGAGTTCCTCGACAACGCGGAGCTGCTCGAGGAGTTGCAGGTGGATGGCGACCGACTCCACACGGCGATCCGCTACGGCGTCTCGCAGGCGCTTCTCGCCGCGGCTGCTGAAGCCGAGAAGACGACGCAGACGGACGTCATGGCAGACGCGCTGGGTACCGAGCCCGCGACGGAGCCGGTGCCGGTCTTCGGCCAGTCCGGCGACGACCGCTACAACAACACGGAGAAGATGTTCGTCAAGGGCGTCCCGGTCCTGCCCCACGCGCTGATCAACAGCGTCGAGAAGATCGGCGAGAACGGCGAGGTCCTCCTCGAGTACGTCGAATGGCTCGTCGAGCGCTCTCAGGAACTGGGCCCCGAGGGGTACGAGCCCCGCTTCCACATCGACGTCTACGGCATGATCGGCGAGATCTTCGGCGCACCCTACGATCGCGACGAAGTGGTCGACTACTTCGCCGCGCTCGAGGAAGCCGCGGCCCCCTACCCGATTCAGATCGAGGGGCCGATGGACGTCGGCGACCGGGCCGACCAGATCGACGCGATGGTCGAACTCCGCGAGGGGCTCGACGCTGCCAACGTCGGCGTCGACATCGTGGCCGACGAGTGGTGTAACACCTTCGAGGACGTGCAGGCGTTCGTCGACGCGGGCGCGGCAGACCTCGTGCAGGTCAAAACGCCCGACCTGGGCGGGATCCACCGCAGCGGACAGGCGGTCCGCTACTGCGATGGGACAGATACCCGCGCCTACCTCGGAGGCACCTGTAACGAGACGGAGACCTCCGCACGCGCCTGCGCTCACGTCGCGCTCGCGACGAACGCCGCGCAGGTGCTCGCGAAGCCCGGCATGGGCTTCGACGAGGGCTATATGATCGTCGAAAACGAGATGCGACGGACGGTCGCTCGACGCAAACGAGAACAGTTACCAACTGACGCGGAGACGGACGAGGTGACTGCAGATGACTGA
- a CDS encoding methylaspartate mutase subunit E → MIRDERIPSDELRRIDEEIRSGWHTGEDVDFEDAIAYHESLPDHKRFADVLESADKPLLQPRAGVPRLDDQIELLRYLLEEGQADLLPTTIDSYTRDNEYEKAQQGLDKALETGDDTLNGFPAVNHGVDGCRELIDAVDAPIEVRHGTPDARLLAAITFAGGFQSFEGGPISYNIPYTKRHGLEETIEKWQFVDRLAGAYTERGVRINREPFGPLTGTLVPPSIAIAIMLVEGKLAATQGVRSITLGYGQVGNIVQDVAALHALKKLGNEYLPDEVVVTTVFHEWMGGFPPDEARANGVISFGGMTAAIAQPDKVITKSPQEFQGVPTMEANSAGLRTTRQVIDMAIEQQIDIDGIEEEQDLIERETRCLMDTIFEHGDGDVVQGTLKAFDSGALDVPFAPSDSAAGAVLPARDDDGRVRIFEWADLEMDEDIKEIHRARLSQRADTEGREQSFRMVADDVDAISDGKLIGRPQGDASP, encoded by the coding sequence ATGATACGAGACGAACGCATTCCATCCGACGAGCTACGGCGTATCGACGAAGAGATCCGATCCGGCTGGCACACGGGCGAAGACGTCGACTTCGAGGACGCAATCGCGTACCACGAGTCGCTGCCCGACCACAAGCGATTCGCCGACGTCCTCGAGTCAGCCGACAAACCCCTTCTCCAGCCGCGAGCCGGGGTGCCCCGGCTCGACGACCAGATCGAACTCCTGCGATACCTCCTCGAGGAGGGCCAGGCGGATCTCCTCCCGACCACGATCGACTCGTACACGCGTGACAACGAATACGAGAAGGCCCAGCAGGGCCTCGACAAGGCCCTCGAGACGGGCGACGACACCCTGAACGGCTTCCCGGCCGTCAATCACGGAGTCGACGGCTGTCGCGAACTGATCGACGCGGTCGACGCGCCGATCGAGGTGCGCCACGGCACCCCGGACGCCCGGCTGCTCGCGGCGATCACCTTTGCCGGCGGTTTCCAGAGCTTCGAGGGGGGCCCGATCTCCTACAACATTCCGTACACGAAACGCCACGGCCTCGAGGAGACCATCGAGAAGTGGCAGTTCGTCGACCGGCTGGCGGGAGCCTACACCGAACGCGGCGTGCGGATCAACCGCGAGCCGTTCGGGCCGCTCACCGGTACCCTCGTCCCGCCCTCGATCGCGATCGCGATCATGCTCGTCGAGGGGAAGTTAGCGGCGACCCAGGGCGTGCGCTCGATCACGCTCGGCTACGGTCAGGTCGGCAACATCGTCCAGGACGTTGCCGCCCTGCACGCGCTCAAGAAGCTGGGCAACGAGTATCTGCCCGACGAGGTCGTCGTGACCACCGTCTTCCACGAGTGGATGGGCGGCTTCCCGCCGGACGAGGCCCGCGCGAACGGCGTCATCAGCTTCGGCGGCATGACCGCCGCCATCGCCCAGCCGGACAAGGTCATCACCAAGTCGCCCCAGGAGTTCCAGGGGGTGCCGACCATGGAGGCCAACTCGGCCGGCCTGCGCACGACGCGCCAGGTCATCGACATGGCGATCGAACAGCAGATCGACATCGACGGCATCGAAGAGGAACAGGACCTCATCGAGCGCGAAACCCGCTGTCTGATGGACACCATCTTCGAGCACGGCGACGGCGACGTCGTCCAGGGAACGCTCAAGGCCTTCGACTCCGGTGCGCTCGACGTCCCCTTCGCACCCAGCGACAGCGCGGCAGGTGCCGTCCTGCCCGCGCGAGACGACGACGGTCGCGTCCGCATCTTCGAGTGGGCCGACCTCGAGATGGACGAGGACATCAAGGAGATTCACCGCGCCCGACTGTCCCAGCGCGCGGACACCGAAGGGCGCGAGCAGTCGTTCCGGATGGTCGCGGACGACGTCGACGCGATCAGCGATGGCAAGCTCATCGGCCGACCGCAGGGTGACGCATCACCATGA
- the glmS gene encoding methylaspartate mutase subunit S: MVSSTMSQTVVLGVIGSDAHVVGITILEQAFSAAGFDVVNLGVQTSQEDFAEAAVAHDAEAVLVSSLYGHAEQDCQGFHSVLEDADVDAVSYIGGNLAVGQDEFEQTRKTFRELGFDRVFDSETDPEDAIAALREDLQIKPTESERATISS, from the coding sequence ATGGTTTCGAGTACGATGTCCCAAACGGTCGTCCTCGGCGTGATCGGCTCCGATGCCCACGTCGTTGGCATCACAATCTTAGAGCAAGCCTTCAGTGCAGCCGGCTTCGATGTCGTGAACCTCGGCGTCCAGACCTCTCAGGAGGACTTTGCCGAGGCCGCAGTAGCGCACGACGCGGAGGCCGTACTGGTCTCCTCGCTCTACGGCCACGCCGAGCAGGACTGCCAGGGATTCCACAGCGTCCTCGAGGACGCGGACGTCGACGCGGTCAGCTACATCGGCGGCAACCTCGCCGTCGGACAGGACGAGTTCGAACAGACCCGGAAAACGTTCCGGGAGCTCGGATTCGACCGCGTCTTCGATTCCGAAACCGATCCCGAAGACGCGATCGCCGCGCTCCGCGAAGATCTCCAGATCAAACCGACGGAGTCGGAACGGGCGACTATCAGTTCGTAG
- the mct gene encoding succinyl-CoA:mesaconate CoA-transferase codes for MGALSNLRVVDLTQVLAGPYCTMLLADLGADVVKIERPGGDMIRSNPPFVDDPEEEAYGGYFQSVNRGKKSIELNLGDDEDRADFLSLVEEADVVVENYRSGTMEKYDLGYETLKEHNPDLIYSSIRGFGDPRTGETERQGQPSFDLIAQALGGVMETTGQPDGPPTKTGPGVGDLFTATLNCIGILAAVNHREQTGEGQYVDTAMYDSMLSFTERAVYQQSYTGEAPTRRGNSHPTLFPYNAFETDDGYAVIAAFNNNHWAELCDVMDREDLAEAYPTTPERLENRDALRAELAEWAADLTNDELVGKLEGRVPAAPVQTTEEIFDDPHVYARDMLVPVEQPGADRDVEIAGNPIKMSETNPEPRGRAPLLDEHREELLGEDADAETADD; via the coding sequence ATGGGAGCACTCTCGAACCTTCGCGTCGTGGATCTGACCCAGGTGCTCGCCGGGCCGTACTGTACGATGTTGCTCGCGGACCTGGGCGCGGACGTCGTCAAGATCGAACGACCCGGCGGCGACATGATCCGCTCGAACCCGCCGTTCGTCGACGATCCCGAAGAAGAAGCCTACGGGGGCTACTTCCAGAGCGTCAACCGCGGCAAGAAGAGCATCGAACTGAACCTCGGCGACGACGAGGACCGCGCGGACTTCCTCTCGCTCGTCGAGGAGGCCGACGTCGTCGTCGAGAACTACCGCTCGGGGACGATGGAGAAGTACGATCTGGGCTACGAGACGCTCAAAGAGCACAACCCCGATCTCATCTACTCCTCGATCCGCGGCTTCGGCGACCCGCGGACCGGCGAGACGGAGCGGCAGGGCCAGCCCTCCTTCGACCTCATCGCGCAGGCGCTGGGCGGCGTCATGGAGACCACCGGCCAACCCGACGGCCCGCCGACGAAGACCGGGCCCGGCGTCGGCGACCTCTTTACGGCGACGCTGAACTGCATCGGCATTCTGGCGGCGGTCAACCACCGCGAGCAGACCGGCGAGGGTCAGTACGTCGACACCGCCATGTACGACTCGATGCTCAGCTTCACCGAGCGCGCCGTCTACCAGCAGTCGTACACGGGCGAGGCCCCCACCCGTCGGGGCAACTCCCACCCCACGCTCTTTCCCTACAACGCATTCGAGACCGACGACGGCTACGCCGTCATCGCCGCGTTCAACAACAACCACTGGGCGGAACTCTGCGACGTGATGGACCGCGAGGACCTCGCCGAGGCGTACCCGACGACGCCGGAGCGACTCGAGAACCGCGACGCGCTCCGCGCCGAACTCGCCGAGTGGGCCGCCGATCTGACCAACGACGAACTCGTCGGCAAGCTCGAGGGTCGCGTCCCCGCCGCCCCGGTGCAGACGACCGAGGAGATCTTCGACGATCCGCACGTTTACGCGCGGGATATGCTCGTGCCGGTCGAACAGCCCGGCGCCGACAGGGACGTCGAGATCGCGGGCAACCCAATCAAGATGAGCGAGACGAATCCCGAGCCCCGCGGTCGCGCGCCGCTGCTCGACGAGCACCGCGAGGAACTGCTGGGCGAGGACGCCGACGCCGAGACGGCCGACGACTGA
- a CDS encoding DoxX family protein gives MSTREIELRSTVGGLTAEGKLHTLSVWFILALRLMIGLAFFQSGADKVLSGEFSASGYLQNAPAANGSPVADLFVSMGNIPWFVDFVNIAVPWGEVLIGLGVLLGTMTRLAAFFGAFMMLLFYLGNWDVTHGYINGDFAYMLVFLSVAAFGAGRIFGLDRYIESYEIDGQPLVERYPRIRYLLG, from the coding sequence ATGTCAACTCGAGAAATAGAACTTCGAAGTACGGTCGGCGGGCTCACGGCGGAAGGGAAACTCCACACGCTGAGCGTGTGGTTCATTCTTGCACTCCGGCTGATGATTGGACTCGCGTTTTTCCAGAGCGGCGCCGACAAGGTCCTCTCGGGCGAGTTCTCCGCGAGCGGCTATCTACAGAACGCACCGGCGGCGAACGGCAGTCCCGTCGCGGACCTCTTCGTTTCGATGGGGAACATACCCTGGTTCGTCGACTTCGTTAACATCGCCGTGCCGTGGGGCGAGGTCCTCATCGGACTCGGGGTGCTCCTCGGTACGATGACTCGACTCGCGGCGTTCTTCGGCGCGTTCATGATGTTGCTGTTCTATCTCGGGAACTGGGACGTCACCCACGGATACATCAACGGCGACTTCGCGTACATGCTCGTGTTCCTCTCCGTTGCCGCCTTCGGCGCCGGCCGAATATTCGGACTCGATCGGTACATCGAATCGTACGAGATCGACGGACAGCCCCTCGTCGAGCGGTATCCGCGGATTCGGTACCTCCTCGGATAA
- a CDS encoding HalOD1 output domain-containing protein, which yields MTDTDSQSPDSRKALEVSLLEQSGTFDVEEDYCELESVEYDADEGVYRAIYRFNDASPSIAVVNAVAAVSNMDPLNMEPLYSTVDPDALDSVTTPSETTGDDFRVVFEFHDCEVAVSSTGSLKVQIPESK from the coding sequence ATGACTGACACTGACTCCCAATCTCCGGATAGCCGAAAAGCTCTCGAGGTATCACTGCTAGAACAATCAGGAACTTTCGACGTCGAAGAAGACTACTGTGAGCTCGAGTCGGTTGAATACGACGCCGATGAAGGGGTTTATCGAGCGATTTATCGCTTCAATGACGCGTCCCCGAGTATCGCCGTTGTAAATGCAGTTGCGGCCGTCTCTAATATGGATCCACTCAATATGGAACCGCTATATTCGACAGTTGATCCGGATGCACTTGATTCAGTTACCACGCCATCAGAGACTACTGGAGATGATTTTCGCGTCGTGTTCGAGTTTCACGACTGCGAAGTCGCGGTAAGCAGCACTGGCAGTCTCAAAGTTCAGATACCGGAGTCCAAGTAG
- a CDS encoding helix-turn-helix domain-containing protein produces MATVAEFTLAADEFPLGTVFATLPDVTVQLERVIPDTNGVVPYFWVRGTESDTIVKQFSDHPGVRDIRVVDSTDGETLMRCAWVPEYDGVLDALITPEVVLLSAIGTEKQWTFELRGESRKAIAEFREYCHDHGIPVSLTELHALRPLDVKQNLTDSQRDALILAYERGYFDSPRGTTLKEIADDLEISQQALGARLRRGNRRLIEQTLTEFRP; encoded by the coding sequence ATGGCGACCGTAGCTGAATTCACGTTGGCAGCCGATGAGTTTCCCCTGGGAACCGTGTTTGCGACATTACCAGATGTAACCGTTCAACTTGAACGGGTTATCCCGGATACAAACGGCGTCGTCCCATATTTTTGGGTGCGAGGGACGGAAAGTGATACGATCGTAAAGCAGTTCTCGGATCATCCCGGCGTACGAGATATTCGTGTCGTCGATAGCACTGATGGCGAGACTCTTATGCGATGTGCATGGGTTCCAGAGTATGATGGCGTACTCGACGCGCTAATCACTCCAGAAGTGGTTCTGTTATCGGCTATCGGGACTGAGAAGCAATGGACGTTTGAGCTTCGCGGTGAAAGTCGAAAGGCGATTGCGGAGTTCCGCGAATACTGCCACGACCACGGTATCCCAGTCAGTTTGACAGAACTCCACGCACTCCGCCCGCTCGATGTGAAGCAGAACCTCACGGACTCACAACGTGATGCGCTTATTCTGGCGTATGAACGTGGGTACTTCGATTCGCCGCGGGGTACGACATTGAAGGAGATCGCCGATGACCTTGAAATTTCACAGCAGGCACTCGGTGCTCGATTGCGACGTGGCAACCGCCGTCTCATAGAACAAACGCTGACCGAATTCCGTCCGTAA